In the Bicyclus anynana chromosome 6, ilBicAnyn1.1, whole genome shotgun sequence genome, one interval contains:
- the LOC112047618 gene encoding serine-rich adhesin for platelets isoform X4: protein MRGVWWSALALLLLAVATDAIRAAQEEGASRINRRHPSSSRSPTSTNKPEDVQSTPRPRASRRGDRHEEILPRDVSRTRQRSKSPETTSSVAPDLSINQSEKSERFDSRRTNVRSRNKPVIKEQNFDATVNRETSVKSRSRQLTRHSTTTTTPTPIPDTSNVNLRSQMKVADSTTVELSKTVQKETTAPGSTSKEFRRRSSIAQEIELVTPTPARARGRINTRTNIRTLDLDVSGTANALTTAPKEPTTARSNDLRNSRKLRYRTRPSETDTNLTGEGIILNEVKSSQTRENVTSQPELKSVASSSTTTEKNIKLSTEKLTTKTTTGRPTKVVKRPLSRGKAKGIVKEAKSKVSDEIGEDDNYPPNFKALIQAKNASTQASSPPSESLSVKASQKVFKTHPTSSQLIITAPDTEKHSRLRNKKKLEDDNEIKSDETTQVETTPLPDQPKVKSAEYRLRGSYTPRNKKSSTFASSTSSSRSFNPVPQSSYKFTRKFKPSSTEVPKTEVSSKSNRSENNSAKKSVARSSFFPRRNITRNFNVSTEAPKPSDPIKNINDKSANIFKAKQTLPRTSYYSRLRSTSSTLSTISNIQEVTEAITVAEKSENTADTPLIFTNSNNPTKSSKDEDRVTNESQKFIITVNSKESSENSTDNEIVSKMEESQSKPIINVISTTQKYHATYKEKNNDVGLEEQGKSTITIPPIRNIQTRKYSRKPYKNVHTTPRSKERNLKKYSDTFSKTTEASSNGIYAEPEKNKNKFSSKYRASYLDKPFYKPTVPSITSSTAWLKFFVTDHLLTKSVEEPNWFEEDFLDVTTEQMPRPNDTSPICVHEPALVPVEGEESQLGPDMNVISFTKTARPPMSADLRLSENMEKPLQVMNVEASNHSPSVTVSIFDALAEILTSTPKPRISSTTTTPKNQNINNDVKVTLNGVSNNINVNNVEGLKSQDTSTVVINTIANSVQSEQTTPNVFNRVPVADTTTPSQIEDKKIAFVNTPTTLPFPIPFSTTPFTSRRPFAIKVLYADTEPTTDRTTAIVTSTQPSIDRPTTVYNKVSDLLLSNDKLVSSGLTSMLSDNIKNIIQNMDDDSKARLSVDMVKLLDKIIPKLSSRSRSLQDDIDSIPNTTPYSLEDIKDTENVQFDVNDSLNFVNQNNLQNVGSENIVNSTFEQSVAVTSVTTIAVNGFSSLENSDIRFPTSENQPIPTEPTLNDDRMRSSTLSRTFLTSSTSGLEAFIADSSPSLSVNDVTNKPDPVPFLTNFELNDFDSQRTLDNFTLNTNNASSKSLQLEELENIDNIQDPSQLSRLQLWILSKKSRVLKMIEDLIRNHNDEIANASLTELISDSNQNKISLSNRLTEIANTMRPDTTTIISDSNTVTTTTMTTTSSLNSSPISFQNTVSTTAPTSEANLVITTTSVPTTTASSSFIQNETTASQNAAETADAISTTTPMAIAESTTVQSSLKNLNIVETTTDAETMQTTALSIPETTTSEATTEPSVTDSLETTTTTGIETTTNALPNMTNSTDVNKVSNQLNVATSSSIPKKDYVIFGILPNNTVVRKDPNDDALETLTEASPYIIYGVLPNNTVIRKFPNGTRVPRIMQKIDILPISPWSLRNPYSPIHNIPAIVRPRSNLIRVSTNTVTSTDTSNNGTENKLTTDTVNNLQNTTKQIRTEKPDGENGNAVFKFIPIDEVTVPTQESNVLKLASTKMPKVTTSDMQTSTTTFATESNTPTLQKQNYVNSNDFTAMTQNSQAVQTTTINAETSIAAANTVTPTTITTTLAPDTTEIIVASISTTESSLTTSFSWLPITTVVPTLTTPVLTTVMPTTDGSLSTTVQTTASVSQSANQRDAELLQSILEQLDRRPKKINSFGETNQAQDNQLRDNTKLLQAILSGTGNTKSKQIQSTTRSIEDDIRQFEEDTRLLKALLIATGRNPADLNLPTLNNIRTSTTPITTAQPLITTTIPPPTTTSTTTTTSTTTMAPTTTTTTTTMAPTTTTTTTTTTIAPTTTTPTSTTMAPATAPPTTENPFTLNDDLRRLQEDTKLLQALLQATKKQNTGNLPVISGITSNVRIASNPLTTSLGSNPTTPVNVRPIYTTRPLPELTNRLNPGTITVSTLQPQQSSTEEIGISTTFRPFNERATTTIRSVGNLGSTPRRVQPAGFTMTTEIPSTSTFSDEEDLLFLQNLKSVLSSQNGDVDPETALANRVIALAVERSLNDIQGGTTATSTTSRLTTTRPTTTRPTTTRRTTTTQRTTTTPQIPPSLQADIKQFEEDTKLLQALLKATGQDPTKFNIPTLPNTNKVANGRPSDNAIITTTNKPYGAKIAVKDDLRNEQDDAKLLQTLIKLQDAQETTTQKGKIALTGQTSDEALNKLINAQPAGMVPEATKSSISLSTEYGNSNDALLAALLKEQGFGPTTASSLDEQLRLSALLNQVVVTPKTRRTTTPPPPPAPRRPILDGLAWLWQQWRETAPGSGEPRPSRRPASSARPSVTPSEATSSRVNWFGSGPFVGNADERPSSNRIPLEPPSAVTSEQGPGRGQLVSAAINVTRAFSQFLGAAIQGAAQTVQSVIRAGQRAATDAYTNGSG from the exons gAAGAAGGCGCTTCACGTATCAACAGACGACATCCAAGTTCCAGTAGAAGTCCTACTAGTACAAACAAACCAGAAGATGTACAATCCACACCTAGGCCGAGAGCCTCAAGAAGAGGTGACCGACATGAAGAAATTTTACCGCGTGATGTTTCCCGAACTAGACAAAGAAGTAAGTCGCCTGAAACCACTTCCTCAGTTGCACCAGACTTATCTATCAATCAGTCTGAAAAAAGCGAGCGCTTCGATTCAAGAAGAACAAACGTTCGATCACGCAATAAGCCGGTAATAAAAGAACAAAATTTTGATGCTACAGTTAACAGGGAAACTTCAGTAAAAAGTAGATCACGCCAGCTTACTAGGCATTCTACTACAACAACCACGCCGACTCCTATTCCTGATACTTCGAATGTTAATCTTAGATCTCAAATGAAAGTGGCGGATTCAACCACTGTTGAATTATCCAAAACTGTACAAAAAGAAACAACTGCACCTGGTAGCACTAGTAAAGAGTTTAGAAGAAGAAGTTCAATAGCACAAGAAATCGAATTGGTTACTCCAACACCTGCACGAGCACGAGGTCGTATTAACACACGAACTAACATAAGAACACTCGATTTGGATGTTTCAGGCACCGCAAATGCACTAACAACTGCTCCTAAAGAGCCAACTACAGCAAGGAGTAACGATCTAAGAAATTCTAGGAAATTAAGATACAGGACACGACCATCAGAAACTGACACAAACTTAACAGGGGAAGGAATTATACTAAATGAAGTAAAATCTAGTCAAACTAGGGAAAACGTTACTAGTCAGCCCGAATTAAAGTCGGTTGCTTCATCAAGCACAACAACAGAAAAGAATATCAAGCTAAGTACTGAGAAGTTAACTACAAAAACAACTACTGGGAGGCCAACTAAAGTTGTCAAACGTCCGTTATCCCGGGGAAAAGCAAAAGGAATTGTAAAGGAGGCAAAATCAAAAGTTTCGGATGAAATAGGTGAGGATGATAACTATCCTCCAAACTTTAAAGCATTGATTCAAGCTAAGAATGCATCG acaCAAGCGAGCTCTCCACCCAGCGAGAGTTTGTCAGTGAAAGCATcacaaaaagtatttaaaacccATCCTACTTCTTCACAATTAATTATCACTGCTCCTGACACAGAAAAGCATTCTCGG CtacgcaataaaaaaaaactagaagaCGATAACGAGATTAAAAGTGATGAGACTACTCAAGTTGAAACGACACCACTGCCTGATCAGCCTAAAGTAAAATCTGCAGAATATAGACTACGAGGATCTTACACACCAAGAAATAAAAAGTCTAGCACTTTTGCATCCTCTACCAGTTCTTCTAGAAGTTTTAATCCAGTACCACAGAGTAGTTACAAATTTACCAGAAAGTTTAAGCCTTCGTCTACTGAAGTTCCAAAGACCGAAGTTTCATCTAAAAGTAATCGTTCTGAAAATAACTCGGCTAAGAAATCCGTTGCGCGGTCTTCATTTTTTCCTAGGAGAAATATAACGAGAAATTTTAACGTTAGCACAGAAGCTCCTAAGCCCAGTGACCCcattaaaaacattaatgacAAATCGGCTAATATTTTTAAGGCTAAGCAAACATTGCCCAGAACTTCTTATTATTCTAGATTAAGAAGTACCAGTTCGACGTTGTCAACAATATCGAATATACAAGAAGTAACAGAAGCTATAACAGTAGCAGAGAAATCAGAAAATACTGCAGATACacctttaatttttacaaactcGAATAACCCAACAAAATCTTCTAAAGATGAAGATAGAGTTACCAATGAAAgtcaaaaatttataattactgTTAATAGCAAAGAATCATCAGAAAATAGCACTGATAATGAAATTGTTAGTAAGATGGAGGAAAGTCAAAGTAAACCAATTATAAATGTGATTAGTACTACCCAAAAGTATCACGCAACgtataaagagaaaaacaatGACGTGGGTTTGGAGGAACAAGGAAAAAGCACAATTACAATTCCCCCTATAAGAAATATACAAACGAGAAAATATAGCCGTAAACCGTATAAAAATGTGCACACGACCCCAAGATCCAAAGaacgcaatttaaaaaaatatagcgaTACCTTCTCAAAAACGACTGAGGCTTCATCGAATGGC ATATACGCAGAacctgaaaaaaataaaaacaaatttagcTCTAAATATCGTGCCTCATATCTTGATAAACCGTTTTACAAACCTACCGTACCCTCAATCACATCATCTACT GCATGGCTGAAATTCTTCGTGACAGACCATCTTTTGACAAAGTCTGTCGAGGAGCCAAACTGGTTTGAAGAAGATTTTTTGGATGTTACGACTGAACAGATGCCGAGACCAAATGATACATCTCCGATTTGCGTGCATGAACCCGCCTTAGTACCG GTAGAGGGCGAAGAATCACAATTAGGGCCAGACATGAACGTAATTTCTTTCACTAAGACTGCAAGGCCACCTATGTCAGCTGACCTTAGACTTTCTGAGAACATGGAAAAACCATTACAAGTCATGAATGTTGAGGCATCGAATCATTCACCTTCAGTTACTGTATCGATTTTCGATGCTCTAGCTGAAATACTTACATCCACACCTAAACCTCGTATTTCCTCTACGACTACAACACCGAAAAATCAAAACATTAATAATGATGTTAAAGTGACTCTCAACGGCGTGAGTaacaatattaatgtaaataatgtcGAAGGCTTAAAAAGTCAAGACACTTCAACAGTTGTTATAAACACCATTGCTAATTCTGTACAAAGTGAACAGACTACACCAAATGTGTTTAACCGTGTGCCGGTTGCGGATACTACTACACCATCACAAATTGAAgataaaaaaattgcttttgtGAATACACCAACGACACTTCCCTTTCCTATTCCTTTTTCCACTACACCTTTCACTTCAAGGAGACCATTCGCTATTAAAGTGCTGTATGCAGATACTGAACCAACTACCGACAGAACGACTGCCATTGTTACTTCAACTCAGCCATCAATTGACCGCCCAACAACGGTATATAACAAAGTGTCTGATCTTCTTTTATCTAATGATAAGTTAGTTTCTTCTGGACTAACAAGCATGCTATCGgacaatatcaaaaatattattcagaATATGGACGATGATAGTAAAGCTAGACTTTCTGTGGATATGGTAAAGTTACTTGATAAAATTATTCCAAAATTATCAAGCAGAAGTAGGAGCTTACAAGATGATATAGACTCTATTCCTAACACGACACCTTACAGTTTGGAGGATATTAAAGATACTGAAAATGTTCAATTTGATGTAAACGATAGTTTAAACTTTGTTAACCAAAATAACCTCCAAAATGTAGGAagtgaaaatattgtaaatagcaCATTTGAACAATCAGTAGCTGTTACAAGCGTAACAACTATTGCTGTAAATGGCTTTTCTTCACTCGAAAATTCGGATATCAGATTTCCTACTTCTGAAAATCAGCCGATTCCGACTGAACCAACACTAAATGATGATAGAATGCGTAGTTCAACTTTATCTAGAACTTTTTTAACCTCCAGTACATCAGGCTTAGAAGCTTTTATTGCTGATAGCAGTCCGAGTTTGAGTGTGAATGATGTTACTAACAAACCTGATCCCGTACCGTTCCTaacaaattttgaattaaatgacTTTGATTCCCAGAGGACCCTAGATAATTTTACACTAAATACAAACAATGCTTCCTCTAAGTCTTTGCAATTAGAAGAATTagaaaatattgataatatacAAGACCCAAGTCAATTATCGCGGCTTCAGTTATGGATATTATCGAAAAAATctcgtgttttaaaaatgatCGAAGACTTAATACGGAACCATAATGATGAAATTGCAAATGCCTCATTGACAGAACTAATAAGTGACtcgaatcaaaataaaatatctctGTCTAATCGTTTGACTGAAATTGCAAATACTATGAGACCAGATACTACAACAATCATTTCTGACAGTAATACTGTTACAACTACAACGATGACTACGACTTCTTCCTTAAACTCATCCCCAATTTCCTTTCAAAATACTGTATCTACAACTGCACCAACATCTGAGGCAAATCTTGTAATAACAACGACGTCAGTTCCAACTACAACTGCTTCATCTAGTTTTATACAAAATGAAACAACAGCTTCACAAAACGCTGCTGAAACAGCTGATGCTATTTCTACTACCACTCCTATGGCTATTGCTGAATCAACTACAGTTCAAAGTAGccttaagaatttaaatatagtaGAAACAACAACAGATGCTGAAACAATGCAAACAACTGCACTGAGTATTCCAGAAACAACTACATCTGAAGCCACAACAGAGCCAAGTGTAACAGACAGTTTAGAAACAACAACCACAACAGGTATAGAAACTACTACAAACGCACTTCCAAATATGACAAACTCAACCGATGTTAATAAAGTAAGCAATCAACTCAACGTCGCAACTTCATCATCTATTCCGAAAAAAGATTATGTCATTTTTGGAATACTACCTAATAATACAGTGGTACGTAAAGATCCTAACGACGATGCACTGGAAACATTAACAGAAGCGAGTCCATATATCATTTACGGCGTACTACCAAATAACACAGTAATACGCAAATTCCCTAATGGAACTAGAGTACCACGAATCATGCAAAAAATTGACATACTACCAATCAGTCCATGGAGTTTAAGAAATCCATACAGCCCCATCCATAACATTCCGGCCATTGTCAGACCGCGGTCTAACCTTATCCGAGTTTCCACTAATACTGTGACTTCCACAGACACCTCAAATAACGGAACGGAAAATAAATTAACCACCGACACTGTAAATAACCTACAAAATACG ACAAAACAAATTCGTACTGAGAAGCCAGATGGCGAAAATGGAAATGCAGTGTTTAAATTTATACCTATAGATGAAGTTACTGTACCTACTCAAGAATCAAATGTATTGAAATTAGCTTCTACAAAAATGCCTAAAGTAACTACATCTGATATGCAAACGAGTACAACAACATTTGCTACTGAATCAAATACACCAACATTGCAAAagcaaaattatgtaaatagtaATGATTTTACGGCAATGACACAAAATTCACAAGCAGTTCAGACCACTACAATAAATGCTGAAACTTCTATTGCTGCTGCAAATACGGTAACACCAACTACTATCACTACAACGTTAGCGCCGGATACAACAGAAATAATAGTAGCTTCAATATCAACAACTGAAAGTTCCCTAACAACATCATTTTCATGGCTACCAATAACAACCGTTGTACCAACACTGACTACACCTGTATTAACCACTGTGATGCCGACAACAGATGGATCACTAAGTACCACGGTACAGACTACAGCAAGTGTTTCACAATCTGCGAATCAAAGAGACGCAGAACTATTACAATCTATACTAGAACAGCTTGATCGCagaccaaaaaaaataaacagcttTGGTGAGACAAATCAAGCTCAAGATAATCAACTAAGAGATAATACAAAACTATTACAAGCCATTTTGTCAGGTACAGGAAATACTAAAAGCAAGCAAATACAGAGTACAACACGATCTATCGAAGATGATATTAGGCAATTCGAAGAGGACACGAGATTATTAAAAGCTCTTTTGATAGCTACGGGTCGTAATCCTGCTGACCTCAATTTGCCAACTTTGAACAATATAAGGACCAGTACAACACCTATTACAACAGCACAACCATTAATCACTACAACAATACCACCACCGACAACAACATCAACAACGACTACCACTTCTACTACTACAATGGCACCAACAACTACGACTACTACTACAACAATGGCtcctacaacaacaacaactactaCTACCACAACAATAGCTCCTACAACAACAACGCCTACTAGCACAACAATGGCTCCTGCAACAGCTCCACCGACAACTGAAAACCCATTTACATTAAACGACGATCTTAGGAGATTACAGGAAGATACAAAACTCTTGCAAGCTTTATTACAAGCTACCAAAAAACAGAATACTGGTAATTTACCAGTAATATCGGGAATCACTTCGAATGTTAGAATAGCATCAAATCCTTTAACTACGTCTTTAGGATCAAATCCAACAACTCCTGTTAATGTCCGTCCTATATATACTACTCGTCCTTTGCCAGAATTGACAAATAGGCTCAATCCTGGAACTATCACCGTTTCTACGTTACAGCCTCAACAGTCAAGTACAGAAGAAATTGGAATATCTACCACATTTCGACCCTTTAACGAAAGAGCGACTACAACTATACGTAGTGTAGGTAACTTAGGCAGTACTCCACGACGCGTCCAGCCGGCAGGATTTACTATGACTACTGAGATACCAAGTACGTCTACGTTTTCCGATGAAGAAGATTTGCTTTTCTTACAAAATTTG AAATCTGTGTTAAGCTCACAAAACGGCGACGTAGACCCAGAAACAGCGCTCGCTAATAGAGTCATTGCGCTTGCTGTCGAAAGAAGTTTAAATGATATACAGGGTGGAACAACAGCTACTTCTACAACTAGCAGACTGACTACGACTAGACCAACAACTACGAGACCTACAACAACGAGAAGAACGACAACTACCCAACGAACGACTACGACTCCACAAATACCGCCTTCATTACAAGCGGATATCAAACAATTCGAAGAGGACACTAAACTATTGCAGGCATTATTGAAGGCAACCGGACAGGATCCAACCAAATTTAATATACCGACCCTTCCAAATACTAAT AAGGTGGCAAATGGAAGACCTTCAGATAATGCAATTATCACGACAACCAATAAGCCGTATGGGGCGAAAATAGCTGTTAAGGATGATCTCAGGAATGAACAAGATGATGCTAAGTTACTACAGACATTGATTAAACTCCAAGACGCGCAAGAAACTACTACACAAAAAGGAAAAATTGCTCTCACTG gtcAAACAAGCGATGAagcgttaaataaattaataaatgctCAACCCGCTGGAATGGTGCCCGAAGCAACAAAATCATCAATTTCGTTGAGTACTGAGTACGGAAATAGCAATGATGCTCTGCTGGCGGCACTGTTGAAAGAGCAAGGATTTGGACCAACAACGGCAAGTTCTTTGGATGAACAACTTCGACTCTCT GCTTTACTCAACCAAGTGGTAGTTACGCCGAAGACTAGGCGAACGACGACACCACCGCCACCACCAGCACCGAGGCGGCCAATATTAGATGGCCTCGCGTGGCTATGGCAGCAATGGAGAGAGACAGCTCCTGGATCTGGAGAGCCAAGACCTAGCAGAAGGCCAGCATCTTCAGCCAGACCTTCAGTGACACCTTCCGAAGCGACAAGCTCTAGAGTCAACTGGTTTGGCTCTGGGCCTTTCGTTGGCAATGCCGACGAAAGGCCGTCGTCAAATAGA ATACCTTTGGAGCCTCCTAGTGCAGTGACTTCGGAACAGGGACCCGGTAGAGGTCAACTCGTGTCGGCAGCTATTAATGTGACGAGAGCTTTCTCACAGTTCCTAGGAGCTGCTATACAG